The following are from one region of the Nicotiana tabacum cultivar K326 chromosome 3, ASM71507v2, whole genome shotgun sequence genome:
- the LOC142177971 gene encoding uncharacterized protein LOC142177971 → MWKAKIPLDDFLKKVGYCMPSKCWCCVQPDEESLQHLFFRSETAKTTWKYFLLRAGIVVEGVTLHQAITKYWTANVCLRLKPVMQALPSCVVWELWKRRNSMKYVDAVTTSRVIYQVSSNLQALVKVRKPGMDMVPHKWKDLLAMMENFTPKLKVTKFMWELPSAGWLKVNTDGASRGNPGRSSIGFCIRNENGNIVKSVGREIEETTNTVAEAKAMVKALRFCRFQQYSHVWLQTDSMLLKKIMDGIWKPPWIISEQVEEMMQLMNGAITQLLIFIGRATSWLIIWLIML, encoded by the coding sequence ATGTGGAAAGCAAAGATACCTTTAGATGATTTCTTGAAAAAGGTAGGCTACTGCATGCCATCAAAATGTTGGTGTTGTGTACAACCTGATGAGGAATCTCTTCAGCACTTGTTTTTTAGATCAGAAACTGCAAAGACAACTTGGAAGTATTTTCTATTGAGGGCAGGAATAGTTGTGGAGGGAGTTACATTGCACCAAGCAATCACAAAATATTGGACTGCAAATGTGTGCTTAAGGCTCAAACCAGTAATGCAAGCACTCCCCTCATGCGTAGTATGGGAACtctggaaaagaagaaatagtatGAAGTATGTTGATGCTGTGACAACTAGCAGGGTGATttatcaagtttcatcaaatctTCAGGCATTGGTGAAAGTGAGAAAGCCTGGGATGGACATGGTACCTCACAAATGGAAAGATCTTCTAGCTATGATGGAAAATTTCACTCCCAAACTTAAGGTTACCAAATTCATGTGGGAACTTCCAAGTGCAGGATGGCTAAAAGTTAATACGGATGGGGCATCGAGGGGAAATCCAGGCAGGAGCTCAATAGGTTTTTGTATAAGAAATGAAAATGGTAACATAGTCAAGTCAGTAGGGAGGGAGATTGAGGAGACAACAAACACAGTAGCTGAAGCGAAGGCCATGGTAAAAGCACTAAGGTTCTGCAGATTTCAACAATACTCTCATGTATGGCTTCAAACTGACTCAATGTTATTAAAAAAGATAATGGATGGGATTTGgaaaccaccatggatcataTCTGAGCAGGTAGAGGAAATGATGCAACTAATGAATGGGGCAATTACACAGTTACTCATATTCATAGGGAGGGCAACAAGCTGGCTGATCATTTGGCTAATTATGCTTTAG